One window of the Salvia miltiorrhiza cultivar Shanhuang (shh) chromosome 6, IMPLAD_Smil_shh, whole genome shotgun sequence genome contains the following:
- the LOC130990779 gene encoding uncharacterized protein LOC130990779 codes for MSIVWGIWNHRNKAVFDDASISATTLTVQVKAFILEASRFNLSEMTNSVEELPVLHGLGVPGKPRRPTSYVYVFWLPPPYPWRKININGSVHGSPLCIHAGDIIRDSSTVIGCFHFAAGRDWAFKAELLALIIALEQVVVQGWDYIWIEIDYTYLVDLLCSCSYSVPWRFFNRWRKILQDITDLHIIITHIYREENHVADFLASSVVDEGYWPFAILYILQLVRDDNCSLPYVRIVQ; via the coding sequence ATGTCCATTGTTTGGGGTATTTGGAACCATCGGAATAAGGCGGTGTTTGATGATGCTTCTATTTCTGCCACCACTTTGACTGTCCAGGTCAAGGCTTTCATTCTTGAGGCTTCTCGTTTCAATCTTAGCGAGATGACTAACTCGGTTGAGGAGTTGCCGGTTCTTCATGGTCTTGGGGTGCCGGGCAAACCCCGTCGTCCTACCTCTTATGTTTATGTCTTTTGGCTACCTCCTCCGTATCCTTGGCGAAAGATCAACATTAATGGGTCTGTCCATGGTTCGCCGCTCTGTATTCACGCAGGTGACATCATTCGTGACTCCAGCACTGTGATTGGGTGCTTCCATTTTGCTGCTGGTAGAGACTGGGCTTTCAAGGCAGAGCTTTTGGCTCTGATTATTGCCTTGGAGCAGGTGGTGGTCCAAGGTTGGGATTACATTTGGATTGAGATAGACTATACTTATTTGGTGGATCTCTTATGTTCTTGCTCATATTCGGTTCCTTGGCGGTTCTTCAATAGGTGGCGGAAGATTCTTCAGGATATTACTGACTTGCATATTATCATTACTCATATCTATAGAGAAGAGAACCACGTTGCTGACTTCCTTGCTTCTTCTGTGGTGGATGAGGGTTATTGGCCTTTTGCTATTCTGTATATTCTGCAGCTGGTGCGAGATGACAATTGTTCTCTTCCCTATGTCCGGATCGTTCAGTAG